The Caenorhabditis elegans chromosome II genome has a segment encoding these proteins:
- the npr-42 gene encoding G-protein coupled receptors family 1 profile domain-containing protein (Confirmed by transcript evidence), with product MDSNVKYFMYEIFIPSIIILCCVAAFLNFMVVISRLYCKMRSASLELTYSLALSDTWTSIVIGFSLFWNSYKPVVLNIPHSSYCFPLTLEAFRTGGLLTGIFHLVALAFTHYMTIKRPFDHHKVLPIRTIYIMIFFMWATPPMALMIYFASNSGQGYQSEKCMGIKFYENFYFRALVSLIIVFLIILTTIFYIKMLQKITEVRSKTASNSQTLGASARGRRTVVTAVLIFGTFLIGWMPASILYILTAESMPLYNKHSVSITIMSIAVLVSIMAKTLCNPIIYATRIPEINQFVFQKLLYRVLPGRNPTIRRQSELEPLKTRCSQPNAHSVML from the exons ATGGACTCAAACGTGAAATATTTCatgtatgaaatttttattccatcAATTATCATACTATGTTGTGTCGCcgcatttctcaatttcatgGTTGTCATCTCCCGGTTGTACTGTAAAATGCGATCAGCCTCACTGGAATTGACCTACTCGTTGGCGCTATCTGACACGTGGACAAGCATCGTCATTggattttcccttttttggaATAGTTACAAGCCGGTCGTCCTGAATATTCCACATTCCAGTTATTGCTTTCCGTTAACTCTtgag GCATTCCGAACCGGAGGTCTGCTTACCGGAATTTTCCATCTCGTCGCACTGGCATTCACCCATTACATGACCATTAAACGACCATTCGACCATCATAAAGTACTCCCGATTCGAACAATCTACATTATGATCTTCTTTATGTGGGCAACACCGCCAATGGCTCTTATGATCTATTTCGCCAGCAATTCGGGACAGGGATATCA AAGCGAGAAATGCATGGGCATCAAATTTTACGAGAACTTCTATTTCCGCGCACTTGTCTCTCTTATCATTGTCTTTCTCATCATTCTTACCACCATCTTCTACATCaaaatgttacaaaaaattaccgaG GTCCGTAGCAAAACCGCTTCCAACTCCCAAACCCTCGGAGCATCTGCCCGTGGACGGCGTACAGTTGTGACTGCAGTTCTGATCTTCGGAACTTTCCTGATCGGGTGGATGCCAGCAAGTATCCTGTACATCTTGACTGCAGAAAGTATGCCCCTGTATAATAAGCACAGTGTCTCGATAACTATCATGTCGATCGCCGTGCTGGTCAGTATTATGGCGAAGACGTTGTGTAATCCAATTATCTATGCGACAAG AATCCCTGAAATCAATCAATTCGTGTTCCAAAAGCTGCTCTACCGCGTCCTACCCGGCCGGAATCCGACTATTCGAAGACAAAGTGAGCTTGAGCCACTGAAAACGAGATGCTCACAACCAAATGCACATTCTGTGATGCTTTAA